The Thermodesulfobacteriota bacterium genome includes a region encoding these proteins:
- a CDS encoding universal stress protein: MQTTSPQPDVAVVAAVDLTEISPAVAEAGGRLAARLGGACFVLHVVEALSGEEDSGTLLPVLRRWVGQARREAREGLDRLLGAPELTAYPVRGDVAEGKASAKIVRAARDRGAQLVVVGGPPPDRLLGSTAERVIRRSPVPVLVVRRPPPSGYRRLVVGVDFSEASGRALAKALCLAEPGSQVTACHVLDTLGLPATGEVSAAAQELEPRVREWARAWAREWEGRAEMAVRVEPGRPREVLLATARELSADLLAVGSRGRGPLRHLLLGSVAEAAARRAPCDVLVAG, translated from the coding sequence GTGCAAACGACTTCGCCCCAACCTGACGTCGCCGTGGTCGCCGCGGTGGACCTGACGGAGATCTCCCCGGCCGTCGCAGAGGCGGGCGGCCGCCTGGCGGCCCGGCTGGGGGGGGCGTGCTTCGTCCTCCACGTGGTGGAGGCCCTCTCGGGGGAAGAGGATTCGGGGACGCTGCTCCCGGTGCTGCGCCGCTGGGTGGGGCAGGCGCGCCGTGAGGCGCGGGAGGGGCTGGACCGGCTGCTCGGGGCGCCGGAGCTCACCGCGTACCCGGTTCGGGGGGACGTGGCCGAAGGGAAGGCTTCGGCCAAGATCGTCCGGGCCGCCCGGGACCGGGGGGCGCAGCTCGTCGTGGTGGGGGGCCCGCCCCCCGACCGCCTCCTAGGTTCCACGGCGGAGCGGGTGATCCGGCGGAGCCCCGTGCCGGTGCTGGTGGTGCGTCGCCCGCCGCCTTCCGGGTACCGCCGGCTGGTGGTGGGGGTGGACTTCTCCGAGGCGTCGGGCCGCGCCCTGGCCAAAGCGCTATGCCTGGCCGAACCCGGGTCGCAGGTTACGGCGTGCCACGTGCTCGACACCCTGGGCCTGCCCGCCACCGGCGAGGTCTCGGCGGCGGCCCAGGAGCTGGAACCCCGGGTGCGGGAGTGGGCTCGGGCGTGGGCCCGGGAGTGGGAGGGCAGAGCGGAGATGGCGGTCCGGGTCGAGCCGGGGCGCCCCCGGGAGGTCCTCCTGGCGACGGCCCGGGAGCTCTCGGCGGACCTCCTGGCCGTGGGGAGCCGGGGCCGTGGCCCCCTGCGCCACCTCTTGCTGGGTTCCGTGGCCGAGGCGGCGGCCCGGCGCGCTCCCTGCGACGTGCTTGTGGCCGG